The Xanthocytophaga agilis genome window below encodes:
- the leuC gene encoding 3-isopropylmalate dehydratase large subunit: MSQKPQTLFDKIWDSHVVKRQEGHPDVVFIDRHFIHEVTSPQAFNGLRQRGIPVFNPQRTTAVPDHNVPTKDQLLPIKDALSRHQVDTLRKNCADFGIELYDLGHPYQGIVHIIGPELGLTLPGMTIVCGDSHTSTHGAFGNISFGIGTSEVEMVLSAQCIMQYKPKKMLIEINGQLGKGVLSKDIILYIIAKISAGGATGYFVEYAGDTIRNLSMEARMTICNMSIEMGARGGMIAPDETTFNYIKGRKFAPQGEEWEKQLAYWKTLKTDEGAEYDTVLRFNAEDIEPMITYGTNPGMGIKVTDRIPTLAELKDIAEQTSFKKSLEYMGLEAGAQLLGKPVDYVFIGSCTNARIEDLRLVADFVKGKRKADNVEVWIIPGSNQVATQAKAEGLDKIFAEAGFELRDPGCSACLGMNEDKVPAGKYCVSTSNRNFEGRQGPQSRTFLASPLTAAVAAVTGKVTDIREFV, translated from the coding sequence ATGTCACAGAAACCCCAAACCTTGTTTGATAAAATCTGGGATAGCCATGTCGTAAAGCGGCAGGAAGGACACCCAGATGTAGTGTTTATTGATCGTCATTTTATCCATGAGGTTACCAGTCCACAAGCCTTTAATGGCCTGCGTCAACGTGGTATTCCTGTTTTCAACCCACAGAGAACTACGGCGGTACCTGATCACAATGTACCTACCAAAGATCAGTTGCTTCCTATCAAAGATGCCTTGTCTCGTCATCAGGTAGATACACTACGTAAAAACTGTGCAGATTTCGGAATTGAATTGTATGACTTAGGCCATCCTTATCAGGGCATTGTACACATTATAGGACCAGAGTTAGGATTAACCTTACCTGGAATGACTATCGTGTGTGGTGATTCTCATACAAGTACTCACGGGGCTTTTGGAAACATTTCTTTCGGTATTGGTACCAGTGAAGTGGAAATGGTATTGTCTGCTCAGTGTATTATGCAGTATAAGCCTAAAAAGATGCTGATTGAAATCAATGGCCAATTAGGAAAAGGAGTGCTTTCTAAAGATATTATCCTGTACATTATTGCTAAGATTTCCGCAGGTGGTGCTACCGGATACTTTGTGGAATATGCAGGTGATACCATCCGCAATCTGAGTATGGAAGCCCGTATGACCATCTGCAACATGAGTATTGAAATGGGAGCACGGGGTGGTATGATTGCTCCGGATGAAACAACCTTTAACTACATCAAAGGCAGAAAATTTGCTCCTCAGGGAGAAGAATGGGAAAAGCAACTGGCTTACTGGAAAACATTGAAAACAGATGAGGGTGCTGAATATGATACTGTATTAAGATTCAATGCAGAAGACATTGAGCCTATGATTACCTATGGAACCAATCCTGGTATGGGTATCAAAGTAACAGATCGTATTCCTACACTGGCTGAACTGAAGGATATTGCTGAACAGACTTCTTTCAAAAAATCGCTGGAGTATATGGGACTTGAAGCAGGTGCTCAACTTCTTGGTAAGCCTGTAGACTATGTATTTATCGGAAGCTGTACCAATGCCCGTATCGAAGATCTGCGCCTGGTTGCAGACTTTGTGAAAGGCAAGAGAAAGGCAGATAACGTAGAAGTATGGATTATTCCAGGTAGTAACCAGGTGGCAACGCAAGCTAAAGCAGAAGGACTTGATAAGATCTTTGCAGAAGCGGGTTTTGAGTTGCGTGATCCAGGGTGTTCTGCTTGTCTGGGTATGAACGAAGACAAAGTGCCTGCTGGTAAATACTGTGTTTCTACCTCTAACCGTAACTTTGAAGGACGTCAGGGGCCTCAGAGCCGTACCTTCCTGGCAAGTCCGCTTACAGCTGCTGTAGCTGCTGTGACAGGTAAAGTAACAGATATCCGGGAGTTTGTATAA
- a CDS encoding class I SAM-dependent methyltransferase — translation MSDSSLTKDRASMPSGTAPVLDRRTLKNSNRNLLSLVKPGLTVLDVGCGTGAITKDIAGLVGTNGSVVGIDLSEELINAAKTNHTSVSNLSFQVQDIFTYESDLRFDLITTARTLQWMNRPKEALLKMKSLLVNGGCISVLDYNHTKIEWLPAPPASMQQFYESFLRWRADAGMDNKIADNLQAIFSEIGLKNTTITNESEFYHNKESDFYDTAGIWNKVAETRGNQLVKDGYITESQRISAIQDYDKWLKNDAISIKLYLLGVTGYL, via the coding sequence ATGTCTGATTCCTCTTTAACAAAAGATCGTGCTTCCATGCCTTCCGGTACAGCACCTGTACTGGATCGTCGTACTCTCAAAAATAGCAATCGCAATCTGTTATCTTTAGTGAAGCCAGGACTTACTGTGCTTGATGTAGGTTGTGGTACAGGAGCAATCACCAAAGATATTGCCGGATTAGTTGGTACGAATGGAAGCGTTGTAGGGATTGATCTGAGTGAAGAGTTGATTAACGCTGCAAAAACAAATCATACCTCTGTCAGTAATCTCTCCTTTCAGGTACAGGATATTTTTACCTATGAATCAGATTTGCGTTTCGATCTGATCACAACTGCCCGCACCCTCCAATGGATGAATCGTCCTAAAGAAGCTCTTCTGAAGATGAAAAGTCTGCTTGTGAATGGAGGATGTATTTCGGTATTGGATTACAATCATACTAAGATTGAATGGTTGCCGGCTCCTCCTGCCAGTATGCAACAATTCTATGAATCCTTTCTTCGGTGGCGTGCTGATGCTGGCATGGATAACAAGATCGCCGATAATTTACAGGCTATATTTTCGGAAATTGGATTAAAAAACACTACTATTACCAACGAATCGGAATTCTATCATAATAAAGAATCTGATTTTTATGATACAGCTGGCATCTGGAACAAAGTAGCTGAAACCAGAGGAAATCAACTGGTAAAAGATGGTTACATTACAGAGTCTCAGCGCATCAGCGCGATACAAGATTATGATAAATGGTTAAAAAATGACGCAATTTCTATAAAGCTGTATCTACTGGGAGTTACCGGATATTTGTAA
- a CDS encoding 1-(5-phosphoribosyl)-5-[(5-phosphoribosylamino)methylideneamino] imidazole-4-carboxamide isomerase, which translates to MIQIIPAISIYQGKCVKVPPGDFENPIIYGDSPVEVAQLFEEHGIRRVHLVDLDGAKKGTVVNFSVLRMISGYTSLSIDFSGGIHTSEDVQLSLQNGATYVAAASIAVTNRKEFSSWIDTYGKDRIILTADSRNGKIITDGWRQSTQIDLFELIGYYHSLGIKYVKCTDVGRDGTMEGPAIDLYKQLLKEFPDLCLLASGGVRSVADIDKLAVAGVYGVIFGKAYYEGKIKLSDLRHYLG; encoded by the coding sequence ATGATTCAGATTATTCCGGCTATTTCTATTTACCAGGGGAAATGTGTGAAAGTTCCACCTGGTGATTTTGAGAATCCTATTATATATGGCGACAGTCCTGTAGAAGTCGCACAACTATTTGAAGAACATGGCATTCGTCGTGTTCATTTGGTAGATCTGGATGGTGCAAAAAAGGGCACGGTAGTGAACTTTAGCGTGCTGCGTATGATTTCTGGTTATACCAGTTTGTCCATTGACTTTAGTGGGGGTATTCATACCAGTGAAGATGTACAACTTTCTTTACAGAATGGCGCCACCTATGTAGCTGCGGCCAGTATTGCCGTTACCAATCGGAAAGAGTTTAGTTCATGGATAGATACCTATGGAAAAGATCGTATCATTCTGACTGCCGACTCCCGAAATGGCAAGATTATTACAGATGGATGGCGACAAAGTACACAAATAGATCTGTTTGAGCTGATTGGCTACTATCATAGCCTGGGAATAAAATACGTGAAATGTACAGATGTAGGGAGAGATGGTACTATGGAAGGACCTGCTATCGATCTGTACAAGCAACTGTTAAAAGAGTTTCCGGATTTGTGTTTATTAGCAAGTGGAGGGGTGAGGTCTGTTGCGGATATTGATAAGCTGGCTGTAGCAGGAGTGTATGGGGTGATTTTTGGGAAGGCCTATTACGAAGGAAAAATAAAACTCTCAGATCTGAGGCATTATCTTGGGTAA
- a CDS encoding heavy metal-associated domain-containing protein has product MKNVLLFLFVSVFIAGSAMAQSKNAEVKIKTSAVCKMCKKTLETSLSYEKGVQSSNLDVDSKVLTVAYNPKKTNPDQIRKAVAKTGYDADNVPAEEKAYNQLEDCCKKTAHSDGNSDHH; this is encoded by the coding sequence ATGAAAAATGTGCTTTTATTCCTTTTCGTGAGTGTGTTTATAGCAGGATCTGCAATGGCACAATCAAAAAATGCAGAAGTTAAGATCAAAACGTCTGCCGTGTGCAAAATGTGTAAAAAGACGCTTGAAACATCTCTTTCTTATGAAAAAGGTGTTCAGTCATCAAACCTGGATGTAGATAGTAAAGTATTGACTGTAGCCTATAATCCAAAGAAGACTAATCCTGATCAAATTCGTAAAGCAGTAGCTAAAACAGGATATGATGCGGATAATGTTCCTGCTGAAGAGAAAGCATATAATCAGTTGGAAGATTGTTGCAAGAAAACAGCACATTCAGATGGAAATTCAGATCATCATTAA
- a CDS encoding TonB-dependent receptor, whose translation MNIFVRPDRMNRHEAIVSIPIDAFQLHIRSFSLFSEKAFLLLAVYLIIHSVAAQSQTVRGTIQDGSMQQASPLVGASIFWQGTTIGTTTDANGKFVINQPTNAHALIISFVGYTNDTIHVHSSEQEILVTLKPGQTLKEVVIEDSRASSFIDPLNPIRTEKITTKELQKAACCNLSESFETNASVDVSFSDAISGTKQIQMLGLDGVYVQMQTENIPSIRGLNAIYGLNHTPGTWVSSIDVGKGAGSVVNGYESITGQINVELQKPEASERLFVNGYLNQMGRGELNIQSAQKVGKKWSTGLLLHGSALGESFMDQMDRNKDGFLDLPMFKQFNALNRWKYDGERVKGQFGIKTLYDNRRGGQLSYYDPSHEEIPMIYDPDMGHSMPDPNYQHKTPYGTGTTTRRNEVFGKLGIIFPEAPYRGLGIIVSGVDHETNAFFGTNTYKGQEQTLYANLIYQTIIGNTNHAIRMGMSYMMDKYNERYRDSSFARTESVPGIFGEYTYTIPNKFTAVAGLRTDFHNLFGTIVTPRLHLKYDVGRHTSLRASAGRGFRVANPIAENTAVLVSSRQLVVTQRLNPEKAWNYGINLSHDFRLFGRYGSLLIDLYRTEFSNQVVTDLDANPQQIRFYNLEGRSFANTAQVELNYQPIKRLDVKLAYKLYDVRTTINQQLRRRPLVSRDRALFNVAYATKKDKWKFDFTTQWIGSKRIPDTQVSPSEYQQEKNSPSYLIFNAQVTRSFKNLDWYIGGENLGNFRQSNPIIAANDPFGQYFDASLVWGPIVGRMIYTGFRFRIK comes from the coding sequence ATGAACATCTTTGTCAGACCTGACAGGATGAATAGGCATGAAGCTATAGTATCCATACCTATAGATGCTTTTCAGCTACACATTCGTTCTTTCAGTCTTTTTTCAGAAAAAGCTTTTCTGCTTTTAGCAGTTTATCTAATTATACATTCTGTAGCTGCTCAGTCACAAACTGTACGCGGAACTATACAGGATGGAAGTATGCAGCAAGCATCTCCTCTCGTAGGAGCCAGTATATTCTGGCAGGGAACTACTATAGGTACCACTACAGATGCCAATGGAAAGTTTGTCATTAACCAACCAACCAATGCGCATGCGCTTATTATCAGCTTTGTGGGATATACGAATGATACGATTCATGTCCATTCTTCAGAGCAGGAAATCCTTGTAACACTAAAGCCTGGACAAACCCTCAAAGAAGTTGTCATAGAAGATAGTCGAGCCAGTTCGTTTATTGACCCCTTAAATCCGATACGGACAGAAAAGATCACGACCAAAGAGCTGCAGAAAGCTGCCTGCTGTAACTTATCTGAAAGTTTTGAGACCAATGCATCTGTAGATGTGTCATTCAGTGATGCTATCTCAGGAACCAAACAAATACAAATGCTGGGGCTGGATGGTGTCTATGTCCAAATGCAGACAGAGAACATTCCATCTATACGTGGATTGAATGCTATATATGGTCTTAATCATACTCCGGGTACCTGGGTAAGCTCTATAGATGTTGGTAAGGGAGCAGGTTCGGTAGTGAACGGCTATGAATCCATTACAGGTCAGATTAATGTAGAGTTACAAAAACCAGAAGCGAGTGAACGACTATTTGTGAATGGCTACCTGAATCAGATGGGACGAGGAGAATTAAACATACAATCAGCTCAGAAGGTAGGTAAAAAATGGAGTACAGGGCTTTTACTACACGGTAGCGCACTGGGAGAATCCTTTATGGACCAGATGGATCGTAACAAAGACGGATTTCTGGATCTGCCGATGTTCAAACAATTTAATGCCTTGAACAGATGGAAATATGACGGGGAAAGAGTAAAAGGTCAATTTGGTATCAAAACTCTCTACGATAATCGCAGAGGAGGACAACTTTCCTATTACGATCCCTCCCATGAGGAAATACCCATGATTTATGATCCGGATATGGGTCATTCTATGCCTGATCCAAATTATCAGCATAAAACTCCTTATGGTACAGGTACTACCACACGCCGTAATGAAGTATTTGGAAAGCTAGGGATTATTTTCCCGGAAGCGCCTTACAGGGGATTAGGTATCATTGTCTCTGGCGTTGATCATGAAACCAATGCCTTCTTTGGCACTAATACCTACAAAGGCCAGGAACAGACATTATATGCCAATCTGATTTATCAGACCATTATTGGCAATACCAATCATGCAATACGTATGGGTATGAGCTATATGATGGATAAATACAATGAGAGATACAGAGACTCTTCATTTGCCCGAACCGAATCGGTTCCAGGCATTTTTGGGGAGTATACGTATACAATCCCCAATAAATTTACAGCTGTGGCAGGGTTGAGGACAGATTTCCACAATCTGTTTGGCACCATTGTAACACCACGTCTGCACCTGAAGTATGATGTAGGACGACATACATCTCTGCGGGCTTCAGCAGGTAGAGGCTTCCGGGTTGCCAATCCTATTGCAGAAAATACGGCTGTACTGGTAAGCTCACGGCAACTAGTAGTTACACAACGGCTAAACCCAGAGAAAGCCTGGAATTATGGTATCAATCTGTCGCATGACTTTCGGCTATTTGGCAGATACGGTTCCTTATTGATAGATCTGTACCGCACAGAGTTTAGCAATCAGGTAGTAACAGATCTGGATGCAAATCCGCAACAAATCCGATTCTATAACCTAGAGGGACGTTCCTTTGCAAACACCGCTCAGGTTGAACTCAACTATCAGCCCATCAAACGACTGGATGTTAAGTTAGCGTATAAGTTGTATGATGTTCGTACCACTATTAATCAGCAACTACGTCGCCGACCATTGGTAAGTAGAGACAGAGCGCTGTTTAATGTGGCCTATGCAACCAAGAAGGACAAATGGAAATTTGACTTTACTACTCAATGGATAGGAAGCAAACGAATTCCGGACACTCAGGTAAGTCCATCTGAGTATCAACAGGAGAAAAATTCCCCTTCTTATCTGATTTTCAATGCACAGGTTACCCGGTCATTCAAAAATCTGGATTGGTATATAGGTGGCGAAAATCTCGGAAACTTCCGTCAGTCAAACCCAATCATTGCAGCTAACGACCCTTTTGGTCAATATTTTGATGCATCCTTAGTATGGGGACCAATCGTAGGACGAATGATCTACACCGGTTTCCGATTCAGAATCAAATAA
- a CDS encoding phytoene/squalene synthase family protein, giving the protein MQLYDQTTFECSKLITKCYSTSFTLGIKTLDKEFHLPIYAIYGFVRYADEIVDTFHGFDKKSLLERFKADTYRALEEKISLNPVLHSFQTVVHEYGIEYNLIDAFLKSMEMDLYETSYTRQGYEEYIYGSAEVVGLMCLHIFCKNDKEKYQQLKSSAQRLGAAFQKVNFLRDLKSDYIDRGRVYFPGIDFTIFNGKAKDTIEADIQADFDAAYEGIKQLPSGAKWGVYLAYIYYKALFKKIKRLPASQIMQERIRIPDPLKLVLWVQTYCKHKINYL; this is encoded by the coding sequence ATGCAACTTTACGATCAAACAACTTTTGAGTGCAGTAAGCTAATCACTAAGTGTTACAGCACTTCCTTCACTTTAGGTATAAAAACCCTGGATAAGGAATTTCATCTTCCTATCTATGCTATTTATGGTTTTGTCCGGTATGCGGATGAAATCGTAGATACCTTTCATGGCTTTGATAAGAAATCCTTACTTGAACGGTTCAAAGCGGACACCTATAGAGCACTAGAAGAAAAAATCAGTCTGAATCCTGTATTACACTCTTTTCAGACAGTGGTACATGAATACGGTATAGAATATAACCTGATTGATGCCTTTCTTAAAAGTATGGAAATGGATCTGTACGAAACCTCTTACACACGGCAAGGCTATGAAGAGTATATTTATGGTTCGGCAGAAGTAGTAGGATTAATGTGTCTTCATATCTTTTGCAAAAACGACAAAGAAAAATACCAACAATTGAAATCCTCCGCGCAACGACTGGGAGCAGCCTTCCAGAAAGTAAACTTTTTGAGAGATCTGAAGAGTGATTATATCGACCGCGGACGGGTTTATTTCCCCGGAATTGACTTTACTATATTTAATGGCAAAGCCAAAGATACCATAGAAGCAGATATACAGGCTGATTTTGATGCTGCTTACGAAGGCATTAAGCAGTTGCCCAGCGGTGCAAAATGGGGTGTCTACCTTGCTTACATTTATTATAAGGCTCTCTTTAAAAAGATCAAACGATTGCCTGCTTCTCAGATTATGCAGGAACGTATTCGTATTCCAGACCCACTAAAGCTTGTATTATGGGTGCAAACATATTGCAAACATAAAATCAACTACCTATAA
- a CDS encoding phytoene desaturase family protein, whose protein sequence is MKKVIVIGAGFAGISAATCLANDGFEVTVLEKNSTPGGRARIFQAEGFTFDMGPSWYWMPDVFEGYFQRFGKKTSDYYQLIRLDPSYSVIFSENDVINLPAGTDKIAQLFEMMEPGSGKRLKEFLEQAAYKYQVGMNQFVWKPSKSISEFLSMKLLIDVIKLDVLQSFHTHIRKYFQNEKILKLMEFPILFLGAIPQNTPAMYSLMNYAEISMGTWYPMGGMHEIVKGMVKLAEEKGVKFLFNENVQQVVVENKNVSRVITQSNTHEADVVVAGADYHHIDADVLGPGMRNYDESYWKQRVMAPSSLLFYLGINKRIPRLQHHNLFFDEDFTVHAHEIYTEPQWPSKPLFYVSAPSKTDPTVAPEGYENLFVLIPVAPDLADTEDIREKYYHMVMDRLEKYTGCAIRESVIFKRSYAHSDFKNDYHAFRGNAYGLANTLMQTAFLKPVLKNKNIQNWYYTGQLTVPGPGVPPSLISGQVVASEVVREFG, encoded by the coding sequence ATGAAGAAAGTAATTGTCATCGGGGCTGGCTTTGCAGGTATTTCGGCTGCGACATGTCTTGCAAACGACGGTTTTGAAGTGACTGTGCTTGAAAAAAACAGCACTCCTGGTGGCAGAGCACGTATTTTTCAGGCAGAAGGCTTTACATTTGATATGGGTCCCAGCTGGTACTGGATGCCAGATGTATTTGAAGGATACTTCCAGCGCTTTGGGAAAAAAACATCTGATTATTATCAATTAATACGCCTTGATCCATCATATTCTGTTATTTTTTCTGAGAATGATGTTATTAACCTACCTGCTGGCACTGACAAAATAGCTCAGCTATTTGAGATGATGGAACCGGGTAGTGGGAAGCGGCTCAAAGAATTTCTGGAACAGGCGGCCTATAAGTATCAGGTAGGAATGAATCAGTTTGTCTGGAAACCCAGTAAAAGCATTAGTGAGTTTCTCAGTATGAAATTACTCATTGATGTAATTAAGCTGGATGTGCTTCAATCGTTTCATACGCATATCCGGAAGTATTTTCAAAATGAGAAAATACTGAAGCTGATGGAGTTTCCGATTCTTTTTCTGGGAGCTATTCCACAGAACACGCCGGCTATGTATAGTCTGATGAACTACGCAGAAATCAGTATGGGTACCTGGTATCCTATGGGAGGCATGCATGAAATCGTCAAAGGCATGGTCAAACTGGCAGAGGAGAAAGGGGTTAAATTCCTTTTTAATGAGAACGTACAGCAGGTTGTAGTAGAAAACAAAAATGTAAGTCGGGTAATTACTCAATCCAATACACATGAAGCAGATGTGGTAGTGGCAGGAGCAGATTACCATCATATAGACGCAGATGTGTTGGGACCAGGTATGCGTAATTACGACGAGAGTTACTGGAAGCAACGTGTTATGGCTCCCTCTTCTTTGTTGTTTTATCTGGGAATCAATAAACGCATTCCACGATTACAGCATCATAATCTGTTTTTTGATGAGGATTTTACAGTTCATGCGCACGAGATTTATACAGAACCCCAATGGCCAAGTAAACCTTTATTTTATGTTTCGGCACCCAGCAAAACTGATCCTACAGTAGCTCCGGAAGGATACGAAAATCTTTTCGTTCTCATTCCTGTAGCGCCTGATTTGGCTGATACTGAAGATATCCGTGAAAAATATTATCATATGGTCATGGATAGACTGGAAAAGTATACAGGCTGTGCCATACGTGAATCAGTTATTTTCAAAAGAAGCTATGCCCATAGCGACTTCAAAAATGATTACCATGCCTTTCGGGGCAATGCATATGGACTAGCGAATACACTTATGCAAACTGCGTTTTTGAAACCTGTCCTTAAAAATAAAAACATCCAGAACTGGTATTATACAGGTCAGCTTACAGTGCCAGGTCCAGGGGTACCACCTTCGTTGATATCAGGTCAGGTAGTCGCTTCGGAGGTCGTCAGAGAATTTGGCTAA
- a CDS encoding RNA polymerase sigma factor, whose translation MTALEFSCSIGKMAKSLKPFAVRLTKDVEDANDLLQETLLKAYINREKFAEGTNLKAWLFTIMKNTFITNYQRIVKRNTFIDNTNNLHYINSTNATTYNLAYSSFALEDINRALQLVDETYRTPFIMYFKGFKYHEIAEKLQIPIGTVKNRIHIARKELKDHLKVYAYQ comes from the coding sequence ATGACTGCCTTAGAGTTTTCCTGTTCCATTGGTAAAATGGCTAAATCACTTAAGCCTTTTGCTGTACGATTAACCAAAGATGTTGAAGATGCAAATGACCTTTTGCAGGAAACTTTGCTAAAAGCATATATCAATCGTGAGAAGTTTGCAGAGGGTACAAACCTGAAAGCCTGGCTATTCACGATTATGAAAAATACCTTTATTACAAACTATCAGCGTATTGTAAAGAGGAATACATTCATCGACAATACAAACAATCTTCATTACATTAATTCAACAAACGCAACCACTTACAATCTAGCCTACTCTTCATTTGCACTAGAAGACATCAATCGGGCATTACAACTAGTGGATGAAACCTATCGAACGCCGTTCATTATGTATTTTAAAGGGTTCAAGTATCATGAGATTGCAGAAAAACTGCAGATTCCAATAGGTACAGTAAAGAATCGTATACATATTGCACGCAAGGAACTCAAGGACCACCTGAAAGTATACGCTTACCAATAG